A DNA window from Cobetia marina contains the following coding sequences:
- the glcD gene encoding glycolate oxidase subunit GlcD — MNILYDPTLDGPLPQHEKSRVLAHLTTLLPDLTLLHREEDLHPFECDGLAAYRVMPMLVALPERVEQVAALLRECHSLGVPVVTRGAGTGLSGGALPLEQGVLLVMSRMARILELDPDARTARLQPGVRNLAISEAAAPYGLYYAPDPSSQIACSIGGNVAENAGGVHCLKYGLTVHNLLKLEVLTIEGEAMTIGADSLDSPGLDLLALMTGSEGMLGVVTEVTVRLLPRPETAKVLMASFADIDKAGRAVGDIIACGIIPGGLEMMDNLAIRAAEDFIHAGYPVEAAAILLCELDGAEADVVDDCARVREVLERAGATEIRLARDEAERARFWAGRKNAFPAVGRMSPDYYCMDGTIPRRELPAVLNGIAELSRQSGLAVANVFHAGDGNMHPLILFDANKPGELELAEEVGGRILELCVAAGGSITGEHGVGREKINQMCAQFNHEEISVFHAVKAAFDPTGLLNPGKNIPTLARCAEFGAMHVHHNQLPHPELPRF, encoded by the coding sequence ATGAATATCCTGTATGACCCGACGCTGGATGGCCCTCTCCCCCAGCACGAAAAGTCCCGGGTACTGGCGCACCTCACCACGCTGCTGCCCGACCTCACCCTGCTGCATCGCGAAGAGGATCTGCATCCCTTCGAATGTGATGGACTGGCGGCCTATCGCGTCATGCCGATGCTGGTCGCGCTGCCCGAGCGTGTCGAACAGGTCGCCGCCCTGCTGCGCGAATGCCACTCGCTGGGGGTTCCGGTGGTCACGCGCGGTGCTGGCACTGGCCTTTCCGGCGGCGCCTTGCCGCTGGAACAAGGCGTGCTGCTGGTGATGTCGCGCATGGCGCGCATTCTCGAGCTCGACCCCGATGCGCGTACCGCGCGCCTGCAACCCGGGGTGCGCAACCTGGCCATTTCAGAAGCTGCCGCCCCATACGGGCTCTACTACGCGCCGGACCCCTCCTCGCAGATCGCCTGCTCCATCGGCGGCAACGTGGCCGAGAATGCCGGCGGCGTGCACTGTCTCAAGTACGGCCTCACCGTGCACAACCTGCTCAAGCTCGAGGTGCTGACCATCGAGGGCGAGGCGATGACGATCGGCGCCGACAGCCTCGACTCCCCCGGACTGGACCTGCTGGCGCTGATGACAGGCTCCGAAGGCATGCTGGGCGTGGTCACGGAAGTCACGGTGCGTCTGCTGCCCCGCCCCGAGACGGCCAAGGTGCTGATGGCAAGCTTCGCCGATATCGACAAGGCCGGCCGTGCGGTGGGCGACATCATCGCCTGCGGCATCATCCCCGGCGGGCTCGAGATGATGGACAACCTCGCCATCCGCGCCGCCGAGGACTTCATCCACGCGGGCTATCCGGTGGAGGCCGCGGCCATCCTGCTCTGCGAGCTGGATGGTGCCGAGGCCGATGTCGTTGATGATTGCGCACGGGTTCGCGAGGTGCTGGAACGCGCCGGTGCCACCGAGATCCGGCTCGCCCGTGATGAGGCCGAGCGCGCGCGCTTCTGGGCCGGACGCAAGAATGCCTTCCCTGCCGTGGGCCGCATGTCGCCCGATTATTACTGCATGGATGGCACCATCCCGCGCCGCGAACTGCCCGCTGTGCTCAACGGTATCGCCGAACTCTCGCGCCAATCGGGGCTCGCGGTGGCCAATGTCTTCCATGCCGGTGACGGCAACATGCACCCGCTGATCCTGTTCGATGCCAACAAGCCCGGGGAGCTTGAGCTGGCCGAGGAGGTCGGCGGCAGGATTCTGGAACTGTGCGTGGCCGCCGGCGGCAGCATCACCGGCGAACATGGCGTGGGCCGCGAGAAGATCAACCAGATGTGCGCGCAGTTCAATCACGAGGAGATCAGCGTCTTCCATGCCGTGAAGGCCGCCTTCGACCCCACCGGGCTGCTCAATCCCGGCAAGAACATCCCGACGCTGGCGCGCTGTGCCGAATTCGGTGCCATGCATGTGCATCACAACCAGCTGCCACATCCGGAGCTTCCGCGCTTCTAG
- the glcE gene encoding glycolate oxidase subunit GlcE, giving the protein MPEPDDSLQDQVPSHAECATPAASQHTQEHDASEALCEQVRAAHEARRPLRIAGSGSKTFLGREVAAEEVLDMRTHHGITHYDPVELMVSVRAGTPLATLEAVLAEQGQHLSCEPPHFGPAATVGGTLASGLSGPRRPWSGSLRDLVLGTRIISADGKALRFGGEVMKNVAGYDLSRLMCGAQGTLGVISEVSLKVMPRPVASESLCLELSLAEALTRLDAWGRTPLPVTATSWHDGRLTLRLEGGERSVQAGREQLGGEVLMPDQASAHWTELREHRLPFFTARAPHQALWRLSLPLALDHVEWQAAVSELLGHLEDADLLCDWAGAQRWLYSDAPADRVRSLASRLGGHAICYSPGAVAAEDSPLMPLAAINARYHLQLKQQLDPHGILNPGRLYAEM; this is encoded by the coding sequence ATGCCAGAGCCAGATGATTCGCTCCAGGATCAGGTGCCAAGCCATGCCGAGTGCGCCACACCTGCCGCCAGCCAGCACACGCAGGAACACGATGCCAGTGAGGCACTTTGCGAGCAGGTCCGCGCCGCCCATGAGGCGAGACGCCCGCTGCGCATCGCCGGCAGTGGCAGCAAGACCTTTCTCGGCCGTGAAGTGGCTGCCGAGGAAGTACTCGACATGCGCACGCACCACGGCATCACCCACTATGACCCCGTGGAGCTGATGGTCTCGGTACGTGCCGGCACACCACTGGCGACGTTGGAGGCCGTGCTCGCCGAACAAGGCCAGCATCTGAGCTGCGAGCCGCCCCACTTCGGCCCCGCAGCGACCGTCGGCGGCACCCTTGCCTCTGGACTCAGCGGCCCACGCCGCCCCTGGAGCGGCAGCCTGCGCGACCTGGTACTGGGCACGCGCATCATCAGTGCCGACGGCAAGGCGCTGCGCTTCGGCGGCGAAGTGATGAAGAACGTGGCGGGCTACGACCTCTCGCGCCTGATGTGCGGTGCCCAGGGCACGCTGGGCGTGATCAGCGAAGTCTCGCTCAAGGTGATGCCGCGCCCGGTGGCGAGCGAATCGCTGTGCCTGGAGCTAAGTCTCGCCGAGGCGCTGACTCGCCTGGATGCCTGGGGGCGCACGCCGCTGCCGGTCACGGCGACCAGCTGGCATGACGGTCGCCTCACCCTGCGCCTGGAAGGGGGCGAGCGTTCGGTCCAGGCCGGGCGCGAGCAATTGGGCGGCGAGGTGTTGATGCCTGACCAGGCATCGGCGCACTGGACCGAGTTGCGTGAGCACCGCCTGCCCTTCTTCACCGCGCGTGCGCCACATCAGGCCCTGTGGCGACTGTCCTTGCCGCTGGCACTGGATCACGTCGAATGGCAAGCCGCCGTCAGCGAGCTGCTGGGTCATCTTGAGGACGCCGACCTGCTGTGTGACTGGGCAGGCGCCCAGCGCTGGCTTTACAGCGACGCCCCCGCTGACAGGGTTCGTTCGCTGGCCAGCCGGCTGGGTGGCCATGCCATCTGCTACAGCCCGGGAGCCGTCGCTGCCGAGGACAGTCCATTGATGCCACTGGCCGCCATCAATGCACGTTATCACCTCCAGCTCAAGCAGCAGCTGGATCCTCACGGCATCCTCAATCCCGGTCGTCTATATGCCGAGATGTGA
- the glcF gene encoding glycolate oxidase subunit GlcF — MQTHFSDAALARPHIQRADKVLRSCVHCGFCNATCPTYQLLGDERDGPRGRIYLIKQLLESDPESPDEAVREQATQITRETQQHLDRCLSCRSCETTCPSGVQYHTLLDIGRQELERRVGRPWRERLLRAGLRHALVEPARFKALLALGVRFRPLAPGALADKIPLAREHDRHAEHPAGPVTATPSDQALSRQVLMLEGCVQPGLAPNINAATARVLARFDIGVTPIREAGCCGAIDYHLNAQQAGRARMRANIDAWWPAIEAGAEAIVQTASGCGAFVKEYGEMLADDPDYAERAARVSALARDIVEVLGEEIARDDRPTLSAASPDPQPLAFHCPCTLQHAQGLGGEVEKILRALGFTLTPVAEGHLCCGSAGTYSITQPELSRQLRDRKLEALEANGPARIATANIGCQTHLSSAGRTPVSHWIELVDDALPETLPQA; from the coding sequence ATGCAGACCCACTTCAGTGACGCCGCACTTGCCAGGCCGCACATCCAGCGAGCCGACAAGGTTCTGCGCAGCTGTGTACATTGCGGCTTCTGCAATGCCACCTGCCCGACCTATCAGCTGCTGGGCGATGAGCGCGATGGACCGCGTGGACGCATCTATCTGATCAAGCAGCTGCTGGAAAGCGATCCCGAAAGTCCCGACGAGGCAGTTCGCGAGCAGGCAACGCAGATCACCCGCGAGACCCAGCAGCATCTGGATCGCTGCCTGAGCTGTCGCAGCTGCGAGACCACCTGCCCGTCAGGCGTGCAATATCACACCCTGCTGGATATCGGCCGTCAGGAACTGGAACGGCGTGTCGGACGCCCCTGGCGTGAGCGCCTGCTGCGCGCCGGGCTGCGCCATGCGCTGGTCGAACCTGCTCGCTTCAAGGCCTTGCTGGCACTCGGGGTGCGCTTCCGCCCGCTTGCGCCGGGCGCGCTGGCCGACAAGATCCCGCTGGCCCGCGAGCACGACCGTCACGCTGAGCACCCGGCCGGCCCCGTCACCGCGACGCCTTCTGATCAGGCGCTTTCGCGCCAGGTGCTGATGCTGGAGGGCTGCGTGCAACCGGGTCTGGCTCCCAACATCAACGCCGCCACCGCCCGCGTGCTGGCGCGCTTCGACATCGGCGTCACGCCGATCCGCGAGGCCGGCTGCTGCGGCGCCATCGACTATCATCTCAACGCCCAGCAGGCCGGTCGCGCGCGCATGCGTGCCAACATCGATGCCTGGTGGCCGGCCATCGAGGCGGGAGCGGAGGCGATCGTGCAGACCGCCAGTGGCTGCGGCGCCTTCGTCAAGGAATATGGCGAGATGCTGGCCGATGACCCGGACTATGCTGAGCGCGCCGCGCGCGTCAGTGCCCTGGCGCGTGACATCGTCGAGGTGCTCGGTGAGGAGATCGCCCGCGATGACCGACCGACACTTTCCGCCGCCTCCCCCGACCCGCAGCCGCTGGCCTTCCACTGCCCGTGCACCCTGCAACATGCCCAGGGTCTGGGCGGTGAAGTGGAGAAGATATTGCGCGCGCTGGGCTTCACCCTGACCCCGGTCGCCGAGGGGCATCTGTGCTGCGGTTCCGCCGGCACCTACTCGATCACGCAACCGGAGTTGTCACGCCAGCTGCGAGACCGCAAGCTTGAGGCGCTGGAGGCCAACGGGCCTGCGCGCATCGCCACTGCCAACATCGGCTGTCAGACGCATCTCTCGAGCGCCGGACGCACGCCGGTAAGTCACTGGATCGAACTGGTGGATGACGCCCTGCCCGAGACGCTGCCGCAGGCATGA
- a CDS encoding GlcG/HbpS family heme-binding protein, giving the protein MITRHVLTLADVNQMLDAAQKEAETNGWAVSIAVADDGGHPLGLRRLDDTPAMTGYFAQQKAKSAALGRRETQLFEDSINGGRTAFLSAPELEGMLGGGVPVMVEGQIAGSIGVSGVKPEQDAQIAKAGVAALGL; this is encoded by the coding sequence ATGATCACTCGCCACGTACTGACCCTCGCTGACGTCAATCAGATGCTGGACGCCGCCCAGAAGGAAGCCGAGACCAACGGCTGGGCCGTTTCCATCGCCGTTGCCGACGATGGCGGCCACCCGCTGGGCCTGCGTCGCCTGGACGACACGCCGGCGATGACCGGCTACTTCGCCCAGCAAAAGGCCAAGAGCGCTGCCCTGGGGCGCCGCGAGACCCAGCTGTTCGAGGACTCCATCAACGGCGGACGCACCGCCTTCCTGTCAGCGCCGGAGCTGGAAGGCATGCTGGGCGGCGGCGTGCCGGTGATGGTCGAGGGCCAGATCGCCGGCAGCATCGGCGTGTCCGGCGTCAAGCCGGAGCAGGATGCCCAGATCGCCAAGGCTGGGGTCGCCGCACTGGGTCTCTGA
- a CDS encoding LysR family transcriptional regulator, which translates to MQHHKQVERLMLFAQVAESLSFTQAARVLGISRAHLSEQVRRLEHDIGAPLLIRTTRAVRLTEEGERIRQRMQGVRSELLALERDLEHDLEHGREHPRQGFSGVLRITAPVLFAERYLIGVCNDFQARHPAVELRLDVSYESHDLTREPFDVAFRATRTPPDNLIARRLLDYVHCCCASPEYLAAQGTPHTAAALADHRCHRWAGQSGWPLASGEVSPAGGLAINDHRLLKQQALDHAGIIRVAHYLVDRELAEGRLVRLLAHEEGEPNSIYMLYPQRLPQSGKLRAFMAAVEAAMPPCSA; encoded by the coding sequence ATGCAGCATCACAAGCAGGTAGAGCGCCTGATGTTGTTCGCTCAGGTGGCGGAATCGCTCAGCTTCACGCAGGCGGCCAGGGTGCTGGGCATCTCGCGCGCCCATCTCTCCGAGCAGGTGCGGCGGCTTGAGCACGATATCGGGGCGCCCTTGCTGATTCGCACCACGCGGGCGGTGCGCCTGACCGAGGAGGGCGAGCGTATCCGCCAGCGCATGCAAGGCGTGCGCAGCGAGCTGCTGGCACTGGAGCGTGACCTCGAGCACGACCTCGAGCATGGGAGGGAGCACCCGCGACAGGGGTTCAGCGGCGTATTGCGCATCACGGCGCCGGTGCTGTTTGCCGAGCGTTATCTGATCGGGGTCTGCAATGACTTCCAGGCCCGCCACCCGGCGGTCGAGCTGCGCCTGGACGTCAGTTACGAGAGTCATGATCTGACGCGCGAACCGTTTGACGTGGCGTTTCGCGCCACGCGCACGCCACCGGACAACCTGATCGCGCGGCGCCTGCTGGATTACGTCCACTGTTGCTGTGCCTCGCCCGAGTACCTTGCGGCGCAGGGCACCCCTCACACGGCCGCAGCACTTGCCGACCACCGTTGCCACCGCTGGGCCGGGCAATCCGGCTGGCCGCTGGCCAGTGGTGAGGTAAGCCCCGCTGGCGGACTGGCGATCAATGATCATCGTCTGCTCAAGCAGCAGGCGCTGGATCACGCCGGCATCATCCGGGTCGCTCATTACCTGGTGGATCGTGAGCTGGCCGAGGGGCGTCTGGTGCGTCTGCTGGCGCACGAGGAGGGCGAGCCCAACAGCATCTACATGCTCTATCCCCAGCGCCTGCCGCAGTCGGGCAAGCTGCGCGCCTTCATGGCGGCGGTGGAAGCCGCCATGCCGCCTTGCAGTGCGTGA